A portion of the Maylandia zebra isolate NMK-2024a linkage group LG9, Mzebra_GT3a, whole genome shotgun sequence genome contains these proteins:
- the nktr gene encoding NK-tumor recognition protein isoform X5 produces MAPHLDGVHVVFGLVISGFEVIKKIEGLKTDSASRPYADVRVIDCGQLITKSANDVLEGKRKRTSHSADSSLSSHDSFSQFSSVESESELDEKHRRYKQKRHSKSKRPKKKRRLSRKDKDADSLPSKQSPVGRELREGENEVEEERELGGKREKPVVRPEEIPPVPENRFLLRRDMPSQEDKADIVEKEEATLPAHPKPAVSKSGRKIRGRGTIRYHTPTRSKSRSASVEERGSSETPPHWKEEMKRTKIYQPPSIERWSKGDKLNDHSSSRWDNRSDSAWSQSAEHSSDHSSERSSQRCQQKKAKKKSKHKKKAKKRKHNKKKSSKSKHQNQSDGERSVSSEKGCRKSHSLTRSSSSQHHSSNRRRRRSSGSYGDSRSYSKSYTSSRSRSQGRSLSYSRSRSRSGSRGRSFSRSRSWSHSHSRSKSRYRSRSLTPPRKRSFSRSPRKKKTSKPATMIPVSEKLQESKVAPVPRLPAVPAPESVPVIPLSDSPPPSRWKPGQKPWKPSYIHIQEIKAKVAPSNISSTGQAVDSAADKAQTSATPKSLPGDSEDNTAQKPSRRSRSRSSKSRSYSRSYSRSRSRSYSRSRSRSTHRHKSRSSSYSRSESEKSPKTSNAKKESLDKEWKEYYSSLSRVKNLDKLISVSLSQDGHSGSENRTDSERSPGVIGSVEQIKDKGSSEDLETKHCSSVPAETFNNKSEWDSDSDKVSQSNSAIPLKMQIRVAQYAESLEKKLSSISGWNSESDSENLTARTLAISEKEEGEASSESDYEISRKTSDGGNAPAASGQSEESPEKAAEPEKHKSKKKAKRKHKHKRRSENKGSSHHSKDKAKKTKRKHQKLKETFHWQPPLEFEEEEEEDESKRERHSPGRVVKKSADVNNLNAKDQTASCNPTKEEERGQQRTKESINKNAKHTEPHLESSNRNSASDSHWPSVQEPETLDDMDICTPEHDAEIVEPSVSCHPHNSVPKITLKSTSNSSEMENNDTALSHSKEQFAVSSTTTAGGSQDKGTAGKPAATVINLKWRPLKGTSAVQTVNAPPVTVKNVQAQENQTGNMQGVRMEIKSKSRVRPGSLFDEVRKTARLNQRPRNQESSSEERSPSVGNAKGTSRTRSPKTSRSLSRKSRSVSSHRSRSRGWSHSYSRSRSRSRSSSSSSRSRSRSWRRRGRGRSRSRSTTYRSYRSHSRTYNRSHSRSRSYIRRRRSRSDSYDSYSSRSRSVSRRRGRRRSDSYRSSDRRSRSYGSSSRSSSRRRSHSRSSRYS; encoded by the exons ATGGCGCCTCATCTTGATGG AGTCCACGTCGTCTTTGGTCTGGTCATCTCCGGATTTGAAGTGATAAAGAAGATTGAGGGGCTGAAGACTGATTCTGCCAGCAGACCGTACGCTGACGTGAGAGTGATCGACTGTGGTCAGCTGATCACCAAGTCTGCAAACGATG TGCTAGAAGGCAAGCGGAAAAGAACTTCCCATTCTGCTGACTCGTCCCTGAGCTCCCATGACTCGTTCTCCCAGTTCTCCTCAGTGGAGTCTGAAAGTGAACTTGATGAAAAGCACAGGCGTTACAAGCAAAAGAGACATTCGAAAAGTAAACGGcctaaaaagaaaaggagactgTCAAGGAAGGACAAAGATGCAGATAGTCTGCCTTCCAAGCAAag CCCTGTGGGAAGAGAGCTACGAGAGGGAGAGAACGAGGTGGAAGAAGAGAGGGAGCTGGGTGGGAAGAGAGAGAAGCCCGTTGTTCGGCCAGAGGAAATACCACCTGTGCCAGAAAACCGCTTCCTGCTGCGACGGGACATGCCATCTCAGGAAGATAAAGCAGATAT agttgaaaaagaagaagcaacTCTTCCAGCTCACCCGAAACCAGCTGTGTCCAAGTCTGGACGGAAGATCAGAGGCAGAGGAACGATA CGGTATCACACTCCTACGAGGTCTAAATCACGCTCTGCATCTGTAGAGGAGCGTGGAAGCAGTGAAACTCCACCGCACTGGAAAGAAGAAATGAAGAGAACCAAAATTTATCAACCCCCAAGCATCGAGCGGTGGAGCAAAGGAGACAA ATTGAATGACCATTCCTCAAGCAGATGGGACAACAGAAGCGACTCTGCGTGGTCCCAGTCTGCAGAGCACTCCTCAGACCACAGCTCGGAGAGGTCCAGCCAGCGCTGCCAACAGAAGAAGGCGAAGAAGAAATCTAAACACAAGAAAAAGGCCAAAAAGCGGAAACATAACAAGAAGAAGAGTTCCAAGAGCAAACATCAAAACCAGTCAGATGGAGAAAGGTCTGTGTCTTCAGAGAAAGGGTGCAGAAAATCTCATTCGCTAACTCGTTCTTCTTCGAGTCAACACCACTCTTCAAACAGAAGGAGACGCCGATCCTCGGGGTCATACGGAGATTCCCGATCCTACTCTAAGTCATACACATCCAGTCGATCCAGATCTCAAGGAAGGTCCCTGTCTTACTCAAGATCTAGAAGCCGGTCTGGATCTAGAGGGCGATCTTTCTCTAGATCTAGGTCTTGGTCCCATTCTCACTCCCGGTCTAAATCAAGGTACAGATCCAGATCTTTGACGCCACCCagaaaaaggagtttttccagaTCTccgagaaagaaaaaaacaagcaaaccagCCACCATGATCCCTGTGAGTGAGAAGCTTCAAGAGAGCAAAGTCGCACCTGTCCCCAGACTGCCAGCTGTCCCGGCTCCTGAAAGTGTCCCTGTGATCCCATTGAGCGACAGTCCACCTCCCTCTCGCTGGAAACCGGGTCAGAAACCATGGAAACCCTCCTACATCCATATTCAGGAAATTAAAGCTAAAGTAGCTCCCAGCAACATTTCCTCCACTGGGCAAGCAGTCGATAGCGCAGCAGATAAAGCTCAGACTTCAGCTACGCCAAAGTCTCTGCCAGGTGACTCTGAAGACAACACAGCACAAAAACCTTCACGGCGCTCACGCAGCAGGTCATCCAAGAGTAGATCTTACAGCCGTTCTTATAGTCGCTCACGGAGTCGGAGTTACAGTAGGTCCAGGTCCAGGTCCACTCATCGGCACAAGAGCAGGTCATCGTCCTACAGCAGATCAGAGTCTGAAAAGTCCCCAAAAACAAGTAACGCAAAGAAGGAGTCACTAGACAAGGAGTGGAAGGAGTACTACAGTTCTCTGAGCAGAGTAAAGAATTTGGATAAGTTAATTTCAGTAAGCCTTAGTCAAGATGGTCACTCAGGATCGGAGAACAGGACAGACAGTGAGCGCAGCCCTGGTGTCATTGGCTCTGTGGAGCAAATAAAAGACAAGGGAAGCTCAGAGGATCTGGAGACGAAGCATTGCAGTTCAGTGCCAGCAGAGACTTTTAATAACAAGTCTGAATGGGACAGTGACAGTGATAAGGTGAGCCAGAGCAACAGCGCTATCCCATTGAAAATGCAGATAAGGGTGGCTCAGTATGCCGAGTCTCTGGAAAAGAAGTTATCTTCGATCTCTGGATGGAATTCAGAAAGTGACTCTGAAAATTTAACAGCCAGGACATTAGCTATTTCTGAGAAAGAGGAAGGGGAAGCTAGTTCAGAATCGGATTATGAGATTTCCAGAAAAACATCTGATGGAGGGAATGCTCCGGCAGCTTCTGGTCAGTCAGAGGAAAGCCCAGAGAAAGCGGCAGAGCCAGAGAAGCACAAGAGCAAGAAGAAAGCTAAACGTAAGCATAAACATAAGAGGAGAAGTGAGAATAAAGGCAGTTCCCACCACAGTAAGGACAAGGCCAAGAAAACTAAGCGAAAACATCAGAAGCTGAAAGAGACTTTTCACTGGCAACCACCTTTAGAGtttgaagaggaggaagaagaagacgaaTCCAAAAGGGAAAGACATAGTCCTGGAAGAGTTGTTAAAAAAAGTGCTGATGTTAATAACCTCAATGCAAAGGACCAAACTGCAAGCTGTAATCCtactaaagaagaagaaagggggcaacagaggacaaaagaaagtatcaacaaaaatgcaaaacacactGAACCTCATCTAGAGTCATCCAACAGGAATAGCGCCAGCGATTCTCACTGGCCAAGTGTCCAGGAGCCGGAGACATTAGATGACATGGACATTTGTACTCCGGAGCATGATGCTGAAATTGTTGAACCTTCAGTCTCATGTCATCCTCACAACAGCGTTCCTAAAATAACCCTAAAATCTACCTCAAACTCTTCTGAGATGGAAAACAATGACACTGCTTTATCTCATAGCAAAGAACAGTTTGCCGTTAGttccacaacaacagctggcgGATCGCAAGACAAAGGAACCGCTGGCAAGCCTGCTGCCACTGTAATCAATTTAAAATGGAGGCCACTGAAAGGAACGTCAGCTGTACAGACTGTGAATGCTCCCCCTGTCACTGTGAAAAATGTCCAGGCTCAAGAGAACCAGACCGGCAACATGCAGGGAGTGAGAATGGAGATAAAAAGCAAAAGCCGGGTCCGACCGGGATCTCTGTTCGATGAGGTCCGTAAGACCGCGCGGCTCAACCAGAGGCCGAGAAACCAGGAGAGCTCCAGTGAAGAGAGATCCCCCTCTGTGGGAAATGCAAAGGGAACGTCACGCACACGGTCTCCAAAGACGTCCAGGTCCTTGTCTAGAAAGTCCCGCTCTGTTTCCAGTCACCGGTCACGCTCCCGGGGGTGGTCCCACTCCTACAGCAGGTCCAGGAGCAGATCCCGCAgctccagctcctcctccag GAGCCGTAGCCGGAGTTGGAGGAGACGTGGGAGAGGACGATCTCGCTCTCGCAGCACCACGTACCGCAGTTACAGGAGTCACAG CCGGACGTACAATAGAAGTCATTCCAGAAGCCGCTCATATATTCGCCGGAGAAGATCCAG GTCAGACTCCTATGACAGCTATTCCAGTCGGAGTCGGAGTGTGAGCAGGAGACGAGGGCGCAGGCGAAGTGACAGCTACAGGAGCTCAGACCGCCGATCGCG GTCGTATGGCTCGTCCAGTCGCAGTTCTTCTAGGCGCAGGAGCCACAGTCGCAGCAGTCGGTACAGCTGA